In Pleurocapsa sp. PCC 7319, the following are encoded in one genomic region:
- the purF gene encoding amidophosphoribosyltransferase, whose amino-acid sequence MIPQQSFDWTNNSLMSDQRGDKPEEACGVFGVYAPEQAFEVAKLTYFGLYALQHRGQESAGIATLKQGQVYCHKDMGLVSQVFSEEILEQLPGEIAIGHTRYSTTGSSLKENAQPVILDTRLGKLALAHNGNLVNAVELRQHLANKEADFATTTDSEMIALTIADEVNHGKDWIQGAISAFKLCSGAYSLTIATPAGLMGVRDRNGIRPLVIGIIPGESGESNRYVLSSETCGLDIIGAEYLRDVNPGELVWITESGLVSVNWAEKAEKKLCIFEMIYFARPDSVMHDETLYSYRIRLGRQLARESFVDADLVIGVPDSGIPAAIGFSRESDLSYGEGLIKNRYVGRTFIQPTQSMREAGIRMKLNTLKDALQGKRIIIVDDSIVRGTTSKKIVKTLRDAGATEVHMRISSPPVTHPCFYGIDTDNQDQLIAATKSIPEIEKRIGVDTLAYLTWSGMLKATQEDTNHFCSACFTGNYPVSIPEDIKRSKLMLEETTAV is encoded by the coding sequence ATGATTCCACAACAGTCTTTTGATTGGACAAATAATTCTCTAATGAGTGATCAGCGTGGGGATAAGCCGGAAGAAGCCTGTGGTGTTTTTGGAGTATATGCCCCAGAACAAGCCTTTGAAGTAGCTAAGCTTACTTACTTTGGTCTTTATGCCTTGCAACATCGAGGTCAAGAATCTGCGGGAATTGCTACTTTAAAACAAGGTCAGGTTTATTGTCATAAAGATATGGGGTTAGTGTCCCAAGTCTTTAGTGAAGAAATTCTCGAGCAGTTACCAGGAGAAATAGCCATTGGTCATACTCGCTATTCAACCACCGGTTCTAGTCTCAAGGAAAATGCCCAACCAGTTATTTTAGATACTAGGTTAGGTAAATTAGCTTTAGCTCATAACGGCAACCTGGTTAACGCAGTAGAACTACGGCAACATTTAGCTAACAAAGAAGCTGACTTCGCCACCACTACTGATTCGGAAATGATTGCCTTGACCATAGCTGATGAGGTTAATCATGGCAAAGATTGGATTCAGGGAGCAATTAGTGCTTTTAAATTGTGTTCTGGAGCATACAGTTTGACCATTGCTACTCCTGCTGGCTTGATGGGTGTCCGCGATCGCAATGGTATTCGACCCTTAGTAATCGGTATTATACCTGGAGAATCAGGTGAAAGTAATCGCTATGTATTATCATCTGAGACTTGCGGTTTAGACATCATTGGGGCGGAATATTTACGAGATGTCAATCCAGGAGAGTTGGTATGGATTACTGAATCGGGATTGGTTTCAGTGAACTGGGCAGAAAAAGCGGAGAAAAAGCTCTGTATTTTTGAGATGATCTATTTTGCTCGTCCTGATAGTGTTATGCATGATGAGACTTTATATAGCTATCGCATCCGTCTGGGTAGACAACTGGCTCGTGAATCTTTTGTAGATGCTGACTTGGTAATTGGTGTACCTGATTCTGGTATTCCGGCGGCGATCGGTTTTTCCCGTGAATCTGATCTTTCTTACGGAGAAGGATTGATCAAAAATCGCTATGTGGGACGTACCTTTATCCAACCTACTCAAAGTATGCGCGAGGCAGGTATTCGGATGAAGTTGAATACTCTCAAGGATGCTTTGCAGGGTAAGAGAATTATTATTGTTGATGACTCTATTGTGCGGGGAACAACCAGCAAAAAGATTGTTAAAACTCTTCGAGATGCCGGAGCAACAGAAGTACACATGAGAATTTCTTCTCCTCCCGTGACTCATCCATGTTTCTATGGCATCGATACTGATAATCAAGATCAACTAATTGCTGCGACTAAGTCTATTCCAGAAATTGAAAAACGTATTGGTGTAGATACACTAGCTTACTTAACTTGGTCAGGAATGCTCAAAGCGACCCAAGAAGACACTAATCATTTTTGTTCCGCTTGCTTTACGGGAAATTATCCCGTATCAATCCCTGAAGATATTAAACGTTCTAAATTAATGCTGGAGGAGACTACCGCCGTTTAG